The following DNA comes from Kitasatospora sp. NBC_01287.
GGAGGCATCCCATCCGGCGACTGCGGAGAGACGCCATGAAACCGACGAATATGCTGCTAGGACTGGCCCCTTGGGTCCTGTTCTCGATGATCGCCGAGCACATCGGCGCGGGAGCGGTCGGTCTCGCGGCGCTGGCCGCCTGCCTGGGCTCGCTGGTGCTGACCGTCCGGGGCACCCTGCACGGCGGACTCAAGCTGATCGACGCCGCCGGGGTGCTCACCTTCGGCGCCCTGGCCGCCGTCGGCTTCGCGAGCGGCCACCAGGTCCGGACGCTGCTGGTCGACTACGGCCGCGGCGGTTCGGCGCTGGTGCTCGCGGCCGTCATGCTGGTGTCGGCGTTCACCGTGCCGTTCACCGAGCAGTACGCCCGTGCCGGCGTGGACCGGCGCTACTGGGCGAGCCCCGTCTTCCGCGCGCTCAACCGGCGGATCTCGCTGCTCTGGTCGGCAGTCATCCTCGTGATGGCCCTGTGCCACCTCAGCGCCGGTGCCCTGCAGGCCTCCGGCCACGGCGACACCGGCAACCTGCTGCTCAACTGGGTCATCCCGGTGCTGCTGATCCTCGGCGGCCTCAAGCGCAGCCAGCAGATCGCCACCGACGCGGGGGTCGGCGCCACGGCCGGTGGTCGGGCATGAGCGAGACCAGGAGGACCACCGGCGCCGCGACCACCGGCGCCGCGACGACCACCGCGACGATCGGGACCACGGCTCCGGAGGCCACCCGAGTGCCTCGGGGAGCCTGGACCACCCTGGTCGCGATGACCGGCGGCCTGTCCATGATCATGCTCGACCAGACCGTCGTCTCGGTCGCCCTCCCCACCATGAGCCGCCAGCTCGCCCTGTCGGCGAGCGGTCAGCAGTGGGTCGTCAACGCCTACGTCCTGGCCATGGCCGCCACCGTCGCCCTCGGCGGCAAACTGGGCAGCAAGCTCGGCCCGGTCACCACCTTCCGGGTGGGCGTGGGCCTCTTCTTCATCGCCTCGGCCCTGTGCGGCCTGGCCCCGACCGGGTCGCTGGGCCAGGGGTGGCTGATCGCCGCCCGGGTGGCGCAGGGCTGCGGCGCGGCACTGATGATGCCGGTGAGCGCGAGCATCGTGATGGCGGCCTTCCCGCTCGCGATCCGCGGCCGCGCCATGGGCGTCTACGTCGGGATCAGTCAGATCTTCCTGGCCCTGGGACCGCTGCTCGGCGGAACGCTCACCGAGTGGGTCAGCTGGCGCGCGGTCTTCTGGATCAACGTGCCGGTCGGCATCGTCGCCCTCCTCCTCGTCCGGCGCGCCCGCCCCGCCAACCCGGCGCAGCCGGGGCTGACGATCTCACCGGTCCACACCCTGCTGCTCATGGGCGGGATCGGCGGCACCGTGTACGCGCTCCAGCAGTCCGGCCCGTGGGGCTGGGGCTCCCCGAAGACCCTGGTGTGCCTGGGCGTCGGCCTCGCGCTGACAGTGACCTTCGTGCTCACCCAGCTGCGCGCCGCCGATCCGCTGGTGCAGGTCCGGCTGTTCCGGCTCCGGGGCTTCCTCGGGGACGTCCTGGTGCTGTTCACCACCCAGTTCAGCATGCTGGCCATGGTGCTGTTCTCCGCGCTCTACTCGCAGAACCTGCTGGGCTACAGCCCGGTGAAGGCCGGCCTGTGCGCGCTGGCCATGATCCTGCCGCTGATGCTCGGCGCCCAGATCGCCGGTCGCTGGTACGACCGCTCCGGAGTGAGGCCGCCGCTCCTCACCGGCCTCACCCTGGCCACCGTCGGGGCGGCGCAGTGGACCTCGATGCTGCCGCACATCGAGTACGTCTCCAAGGTGCCGGGCATGGCGCTGGTCGGGCTCGGCCTGGGCCTGGTGATGTCCCCGATCAACACCGACGCGCTGAGCCGGGTGTCGCAGGCGGACCGGCCGCAGGCGTCGGGCATCGTGCAGACCGTGCGCCAGCTCGGCGGGACGCTGGGCGTCGCGGTGGTCGGGGCCGTCGTCACGGCCCGCCTCCACCTCGTGCCGCCCGCCGCCCGGGTCCACGACACCGCGGAGGCGATGACGGCGGGGTTCGCGGTGGCCGCGGCGGTCTTCGGGCTCGGGCTCGCCGCCGCCTGGCTGCTGCTCCCGCGCGGACGGGCTGCGGCACCGGCCCGGCACCCGGCGGCGGACGGGTGAATCCCACCCGGCAGCCGGCCCCGTGCGGGCGACAGCGGGCGGAATCGAGTGGAACCCCGCCGCCCCGTCCGACGGACCGCGGCTCTGAACGGTGCCCGGCGCGAACCGGGGTAGGCGGACGCCGACCACGGAGAGGGAGGCACGTGATGGGTGAGACATCGATCAGAGCCACGGGATGGGCCCGGTCCTTCCCGGTGAGCGGCGGTGTGCGGGCGGGCCGGCAGTGGGCGCGCGAACACCTGGACGCCCTGGGGTGGGCCTCCGCGGCGCCCGACACCGTGGACGACGTGCTGCTGACGGTGTCGGAACTGATCACCAACGCCCACGTCCACGCGCACAGCAGCGCCCAGCTCGTCCTGCTCCGGGACCGGCGCCACCTGCACGTCTACGTCCATGACTCCTCCTCCGCGCTGCCCCGCCCCAAGCCGCCGGACGCGGGCCGGCCCGACGGGCGGGGCCTGGCCATCATCGACGCGCTCGCCGACAGCTGGCGGACCCGGCCGCAGGCGGACGGCAAGACCATCGCGGCCTGCTTCCTCGCCCCGGAGCAACCCGAAGCCGAGGCCCGTACCAACGGCTGAACGGCGGTATCGCTTCGGTCGGGCCGCCCGACGGGGCCGGATCGGGGCGGACCAGGCCGGATCGGGACGGGTCAGGCCGGATCGGGACGGGTCAGGCCGGATCGGGACAGGTCAGGCCGGATCGGGACAGGTCAGGCCGGATCGGGACGGGTCAGGCCGTGGGGACGTCGAACTCGGCCCAGACGGACTTGCCCGGCGCGTCACCGCGCGGCGTGGATCCCCAGCGGCTGGTCAGCAGCGCGACGGTGTGCAGGCCGTGGCCGCCGAGGCGCCCCGGCGAGTGCGGGAGCTGGGGCTGCGGGGGTGCGGCGAGCCCGTCGAGGACGTCGACGCGCAGCATCCGCTCGGTAGCGCTCAGGATCAGCTGGTCAGGGCCCTGGGCGTGCCGGGAGGCATTGGTGACCAGCTCGGAGACGACGAGCAGTACGTCGTCGGCGCGGGCCTGCTGGTCCGGGTCGTCGGTGGGCAGCCAGCCCCAGTCGTGCAGGGCCTGGCGGGTGTGGTCGCGGCAGCGCCCCACCGTGCCGGCGGCCCCGGTCAGGGCGAGCCGGCGGATCTGGCCGTGCGGAGGGAGCGAGGGCAGCACTGCCCGGCCTGTCGTCCGGGGATCGCTAGCGCTCATCTTTCCTCACTCTGACAGCCGGGATGCTGGGAAACGGGTCAACAGCTGTGCACTCCTCTGCCCCCTGATCGGGACAGGACACACGACCGGGGGGTCTACCGCAGGACGGCGTCCAGATCCGGGCGGATGTCGAAGACCGTGTCGGCGCCGGTGATCTCGAAGACCCGGGCCACCGCGGGCTGCAGACCTGCCAGCACCAGCGCGGCGCCGGCCTGCTCGGCGTCGCGCCGGGCGGCGAGCAGCGTGTTCAGCCCGGTGGAGTCGCAGAACCAGAGGTCGCGGCAGTCCACCACCAAGCGGTCGCTGTCAGGCCGGCTCAGCGCGTCGACGAGCCGCTCGTGGAGCAGGCCGACGCTGTCGTGGTCCAACTCGCCGGCCGGCGAGACGACGACGCTCCGGCCGTGGACCCGGACAGCTACGGTCAATCGGTCGGCTGGGGTCCCGGTCCCTTCGCCGGCACTGCTCTGCATGACACTCCTCTGCACTGGGTGGTGACGCGGCCGCCAGTCTGCCATGCCCGTGGGCCCTCTGGTCAGGGACCTGCGCGGTCGACGCCCGGCACGATCCGAAAACCTGGAAACATGCGAAGAAACGGTGAAGGTTGCCGGCCGGGCGGCTTGGCCGCCCGGATCGGGGGCAGCCGTCGGTGTGGTCCCAGGGCTCGCCCACGGCGGGCATCTCCGAGGCGTACCTCCACTGCTCCTCACTGCTCCACTGCTCCTCACTGCTCCACTGCTCCTCACCCCCCGCTGCCCCGCTGCTCCTCACTCGACGGCGACCGGGCTCAGGACTGCAGGTAGACGAGGAGGGCCACGTCGTCCCCGTGGCGGCCCTGGCCGAGCAGCACGGTGCAGAGGTGGTCGACCACGGCTTCGGCTGTCGGGAGTTCCGCGGCCAGCGCCGCCTGGGCTCGTTCGATGCCGGAGTCGATGATCTCGTCGCGCCGTTCGACCAGTCCATCGGTGTAGAGCAGCAGGCGGGCGCCGGTGGCGAGGATCGCCGTGCTCTCGGGCCGCTCGCTGCCCGTGCTGACGGCCAGCGGCGGGCTCTGGGCGTCCTGCAGGCGGTGCACGACGCCGCCGGGCTCGACCAGAAGGGCCGGCAGGTGGCCCGCGCTGCTGTAGCGCACGGTCCGCGTGGCGGGGTCGATGACTCCGCAGAAGACGGTGGTGCAGAACGCGCCGGGCAGGAGGTCGGCGAACCGGTCCAGGGCCTCCAGGACGCGGGCCGGGCCGTTGTTCTCCAGCAGCAGGGCCCGCGCCGCGCTGCGCAGTTGGCCCATGGTGGCGGCCGCGTCCAGGCCGCGTCCGACCACGTCGCCGACGACCACGCCGAAGCGGCGGCCGGGCAGTTCGACGACGTCGTACCAGTCGCCTCCCACCTCCAGGGTGGAACCGCCGGGTTCGTAGCGGACGGCGAAGCCGCCGGGCAGGTCGGCGGGGCCCAGGATGGCGCGCTGGAGAGCGAGGGCGACCTGCCGCTCAGGACGGTGTACTCGGGGGCCAGCAGGGCCGCGAGACAGGTCCGCAGGTCGGCGTTGTCCTCGGCCACCAGCACCGTGCCTCTGCCCGGTGTGCGGGCGCCGCGCGGGCCGGTACCCTCGTCCTCGCCGGGCGGCGGGCTCCGGCCCTCGCCGGGCGGCGGGCTCCTCCGGAGGGCTTCGGCGACGTAGTCCTGGACCACGCTGTGACCGTGCGCAGGAACGCGGAGTCACCGAACGTGATGCCACTGGCGTCGAGGATCACCACGGGGTGCGACGCGGCGGCGGCTTCGAGTTCGGCGGTCAACGGCC
Coding sequences within:
- a CDS encoding MFS transporter, with product MSETRRTTGAATTGAATTTATIGTTAPEATRVPRGAWTTLVAMTGGLSMIMLDQTVVSVALPTMSRQLALSASGQQWVVNAYVLAMAATVALGGKLGSKLGPVTTFRVGVGLFFIASALCGLAPTGSLGQGWLIAARVAQGCGAALMMPVSASIVMAAFPLAIRGRAMGVYVGISQIFLALGPLLGGTLTEWVSWRAVFWINVPVGIVALLLVRRARPANPAQPGLTISPVHTLLLMGGIGGTVYALQQSGPWGWGSPKTLVCLGVGLALTVTFVLTQLRAADPLVQVRLFRLRGFLGDVLVLFTTQFSMLAMVLFSALYSQNLLGYSPVKAGLCALAMILPLMLGAQIAGRWYDRSGVRPPLLTGLTLATVGAAQWTSMLPHIEYVSKVPGMALVGLGLGLVMSPINTDALSRVSQADRPQASGIVQTVRQLGGTLGVAVVGAVVTARLHLVPPAARVHDTAEAMTAGFAVAAAVFGLGLAAAWLLLPRGRAAAPARHPAADG
- a CDS encoding ATP-binding protein, which gives rise to MGETSIRATGWARSFPVSGGVRAGRQWAREHLDALGWASAAPDTVDDVLLTVSELITNAHVHAHSSAQLVLLRDRRHLHVYVHDSSSALPRPKPPDAGRPDGRGLAIIDALADSWRTRPQADGKTIAACFLAPEQPEAEARTNG
- a CDS encoding ATP-binding protein encodes the protein MSASDPRTTGRAVLPSLPPHGQIRRLALTGAAGTVGRCRDHTRQALHDWGWLPTDDPDQQARADDVLLVVSELVTNASRHAQGPDQLILSATERMLRVDVLDGLAAPPQPQLPHSPGRLGGHGLHTVALLTSRWGSTPRGDAPGKSVWAEFDVPTA
- a CDS encoding STAS domain-containing protein — protein: MQSSAGEGTGTPADRLTVAVRVHGRSVVVSPAGELDHDSVGLLHERLVDALSRPDSDRLVVDCRDLWFCDSTGLNTLLAARRDAEQAGAALVLAGLQPAVARVFEITGADTVFDIRPDLDAVLR
- a CDS encoding PP2C family protein-serine/threonine phosphatase, with protein sequence MGGDWYDVVELPGRRFGVVVGDVVGRGLDAAATMGQLRSAARALLLENNGPARVLEALDRFADLLPGAFCTTVFCGVIDPATRTVRYSSAGHLPALLVEPGGVVHRLQDAQSPPLAVSTGSERPESTAILATGARLLLYTDGLVERRDEIIDSGIERAQAALAAELPTAEAVVDHLCTVLLGQGRHGDDVALLVYLQS
- a CDS encoding STAS domain-containing protein; this encodes MTTDGGPFASLPVIAASGEPDADTLGPLTAELEAAAASHPVVILDASGITFGDSAFLRTVTAWSRTTSPKPSGGARRPARAGARRPARTRVPARAAPAHRAEARCWWPRTTPTCGPVSRPCWPPSTPS